A single region of the Helicobacter sp. 11S03491-1 genome encodes:
- a CDS encoding bifunctional indole-3-glycerol phosphate synthase/phosphoribosylanthranilate isomerase codes for MIEVLEKIAQKRKHKIQEFGFGFGHQIPSKRQVPLCPPQFDTTAPLMIAEIKRSSPSAGIIGSIPNPVSLAGKYLNNGAKVISVLTEEDHFNGSLKDLMHVKNTFKNATILRKDFIQYAQEISISYQAGADMVLLIIAMFIGDSQKQAQLEEILSACNQYSLTPLIEIHTQEECEFALKLNPKILGINSRNLHTFEIDKNKALYLKSLIPPYVKTIFESGIESSFDGYLAGTCDFDGMLCGSYLVKTEEKNQNLPHLIKAYTKAKKQKNSFYPYIFKTIANQTDPLIKICGITNIDDAIEAAQAGADMIGFILTKQSPRYVDERSIKQISKALNKLYPHVFKIGVITEDKQLFSKGRELFKEGILDCLQLHGINPLLPNEFACFDLTQADFNFYICVNFENILDYPKNSISPFVLLDSKTNLKGGSGKSIPLEQLQKLKNIRKNLFIAGGIGVENIQDILSLQPKMIDINSKIELSPGKKDKTKLQAILKKIKLNTQTEGF; via the coding sequence ATGATAGAAGTTTTGGAAAAAATCGCCCAAAAAAGAAAACATAAAATTCAAGAATTTGGATTTGGATTTGGTCATCAAATCCCCTCTAAAAGGCAAGTTCCCCTATGTCCTCCTCAGTTTGATACAACTGCGCCATTGATGATTGCAGAGATCAAGCGTTCTTCTCCATCAGCCGGAATAATTGGATCAATCCCCAATCCGGTTTCATTAGCCGGCAAATACCTCAACAATGGGGCAAAAGTAATCAGTGTATTAACAGAAGAAGACCACTTCAATGGAAGTCTCAAAGATTTGATGCATGTTAAAAATACTTTTAAAAATGCAACGATTTTAAGAAAAGACTTTATCCAATATGCCCAAGAAATTAGCATATCCTATCAAGCAGGAGCGGATATGGTCCTCCTTATCATTGCAATGTTTATTGGGGATTCACAAAAACAAGCCCAACTTGAGGAAATTTTATCTGCTTGCAACCAATATTCTCTCACACCCCTTATTGAAATCCATACTCAGGAAGAATGCGAATTTGCTCTCAAACTCAATCCTAAAATTTTAGGTATCAATTCAAGAAACTTGCATACTTTTGAAATTGATAAAAATAAAGCTCTTTATCTCAAATCTCTTATCCCTCCTTATGTAAAAACTATTTTTGAATCAGGGATTGAATCTTCTTTTGATGGCTATTTGGCAGGAACTTGTGATTTTGATGGCATGCTTTGTGGGAGTTATTTGGTTAAAACTGAAGAAAAAAACCAAAACCTTCCCCATCTCATCAAAGCCTATACAAAAGCCAAAAAACAAAAAAATTCTTTTTATCCCTATATTTTCAAAACAATTGCAAATCAAACTGATCCGCTTATCAAAATTTGTGGTATTACCAACATAGATGATGCTATTGAAGCTGCGCAAGCAGGAGCAGATATGATTGGTTTTATTCTCACAAAACAGAGTCCTCGATATGTAGATGAGAGGTCTATCAAACAAATTTCTAAAGCCCTCAATAAACTCTATCCGCATGTATTTAAAATTGGGGTTATTACAGAAGATAAACAACTCTTCTCAAAAGGGAGAGAATTATTCAAAGAAGGCATCTTGGACTGCTTGCAACTTCATGGGATTAATCCTCTTTTACCCAATGAGTTTGCTTGCTTTGATCTTACTCAAGCAGATTTTAATTTTTATATTTGTGTTAATTTTGAAAATATTTTAGATTATCCCAAAAATTCAATATCTCCTTTTGTTCTTCTTGATTCCAAAACTAATCTTAAAGGTGGAAGCGGCAAAAGCATACCCCTTGAGCAACTTCAAAAACTAAAAAATATCCGAAAAAACTTATTTATTGCCGGGGGAATTGGAGTTGAAAATATTCAAGATATTTTATCCTTACAACCAAAAATGATTGACATTAACTCAAAAATTGAACTATCCCCGGGTAAAAAAGATAAAACAAAATTACAAGCAATCCTCAAAAAAATCAAATTAAACACGCAAACAGAAGGTTTTTAA
- the trpB gene encoding tryptophan synthase subunit beta produces MKKIPIKSCHKFFGNSNEDRFGGQYIPEILRPALVELENAYKNIFPSKSYQLELKDLLKHFVGRPTPLIYAQNVSKILQNEIYLKFEGLANTGAHKINNAIGQVLLAAKMGKKHIIAETGAGQHGLATAAACAKLGLECEIYMGEIDIARQRPNVFNMELFGAKVISVHSGTKTLKDAVNETLRAWSKRSQDTFYVLGSALGPYPYPDLVRDLQSIIGKEVKKQCKDYFEGLPDIMIACVGGGSNSIGFFTEFLNEKSVSLIGVEAGGKGEKIGQNAARMDKNSIAAVGIAQGYKSIFLQNQQGQLSPTHSISAGLDYAGIGPQLAYLGKIQRVKFVSAGDEEALRALEFFASHEGIIPALESSHALAGAIKICKKVKNKKIIINISGRGDKDIFITAKTLKPLEWIEFLEEEIKRIKGIS; encoded by the coding sequence ATGAAAAAAATACCCATCAAATCTTGCCATAAATTTTTTGGTAATTCCAATGAAGATCGTTTTGGAGGGCAATATATTCCTGAAATATTACGTCCTGCCCTTGTAGAACTCGAAAATGCTTATAAAAATATTTTTCCCTCCAAATCCTATCAACTTGAACTCAAAGATTTATTAAAACATTTTGTAGGTCGCCCTACACCCCTTATATATGCACAAAATGTTTCAAAAATCCTTCAAAATGAGATTTATTTAAAATTTGAAGGTTTAGCCAATACAGGAGCGCATAAAATTAATAATGCTATCGGACAAGTTTTGCTTGCGGCAAAAATGGGGAAAAAACACATTATAGCCGAAACCGGAGCGGGGCAACATGGATTAGCAACAGCTGCAGCATGCGCAAAGCTTGGTTTAGAATGTGAAATTTACATGGGCGAGATTGATATTGCAAGACAAAGACCTAATGTTTTCAACATGGAACTCTTTGGGGCAAAAGTAATCAGTGTCCATTCAGGGACAAAAACACTCAAAGATGCAGTCAATGAGACTCTAAGGGCATGGAGCAAAAGAAGTCAAGATACTTTTTATGTTTTAGGAAGTGCTTTAGGACCTTATCCTTATCCTGATCTCGTTAGAGATCTTCAAAGCATTATTGGCAAAGAAGTTAAAAAACAATGCAAAGATTATTTTGAAGGCTTGCCGGATATTATGATAGCTTGTGTAGGCGGTGGGAGCAACTCCATTGGTTTTTTTACAGAATTTTTAAATGAAAAAAGCGTTTCTCTTATTGGTGTAGAAGCTGGGGGAAAGGGTGAAAAAATCGGTCAAAATGCTGCAAGAATGGATAAAAATAGTATCGCAGCAGTAGGGATTGCGCAAGGTTACAAAAGTATTTTTCTCCAAAATCAACAAGGACAACTCTCCCCTACCCACTCTATTAGTGCAGGTCTTGATTATGCAGGCATTGGACCCCAGCTTGCTTATTTGGGAAAAATCCAAAGAGTCAAATTTGTATCTGCCGGAGATGAGGAAGCCTTAAGGGCTCTTGAATTTTTTGCTTCACATGAGGGCATTATTCCGGCTTTAGAATCTTCTCACGCCCTGGCAGGAGCAATAAAAATATGCAAAAAAGTAAAAAATAAAAAAATTATTATCAATATTTCCGGAAGAGGCGATAAGGATATATTCATCACAGCCAAAACTCTCAAACCTTTAGAATGGATAGAGTTTTTAGAAGAAGAAATCAAACGCATCAAAGGAATATCATGA